The following DNA comes from Triticum aestivum cultivar Chinese Spring chromosome 3D, IWGSC CS RefSeq v2.1, whole genome shotgun sequence.
TCATCACCTTATGGCTCTGTCCATTCTGTTTTAAACAGGGGAAATGTTGTGGGGAACATGGTCTGATAGCTGAAAGCCGTCGACTCGTCGGCCAAAACGAAAAATGCATGTCTCGAAAAAATTGCTATATAAAGTTGCCCACTACTACTGGGCACAATTCACTGTTACTCAAAAATGTACTATGTCTCGGCAAACAATGGATTTGAGGTACTCGTTCACAGCCATCATGGTCAGCTGTTCATGTCAGACCAGTAGGTGACTCACATCAACAACATTTCTGGGGAATTTGATCATTTGCTCCTGCTAAAAACATCACGCCTTTATTCCACACCCTAGTCAGACCAcggcgccggcaccggcgtcccTCAAGCCGGTGGGAGGGGGAGCGCGGCGACGGTCTTCTTCCAGGCGGGGCGGGCGGAGATCTCGTCCCACCACGCCTGCACGTGCGGCCTGGCCGCCACGAGCTCCGCCGCCCGGGGTGTCAGGCTCATGACGAACAGCTGCGCCATGTGGTTCACGTCGGCGAGCGTGAACGCGTCGCCGGCGAGGTACCTGTTCCCGGCGGCGAGGTGCGCGTCGTAGACGTCGAGCACGTCGGCGACCTTGCGGGCGAGCGCGTCAACCGCGGCCGGGTCGGGCGGCGCGCCGCCCGGCAGCCGGGGCCTGACCCGGAGCTCGTACACCAGGTCGGCCACGGCCGGGTAGAAGTGGTGCGACTCCACCTCCAGCCACACCTCCAGCTTCGCCGACGGCGTCACCGGCAGCAGGTCCGTGCCCGAGGACCGGTACTTCGCCGCGATGTACCGGCTTATGGCGCGCGACTCTGCACGCGATCCCAAACCAAGTCCGAGCAAATTCGTGCAGTTGATTAGCCCAAAATGCTTACAATTAACTCCGGCGAGTCTGAAAGATTGAGTTTCTTGGGCGTACCGAAGAGGGTGTCGTCGCCGTCCTGGAATGCCGGGACCTGGCCCAAGGGCTGCACGACGCACGCAAACGAGGTAAAAATTAGTGAACGATCGCATCGGCTGATGATCAGTAGCTGGGGAGTGCGTGGGCGGGCGTACGTACGTTGATGGCGAGGAACTCCGGCGACTTGGTGTCGTCGACGACGACGAGCTCGTAGTCGAGCCCCTTCTCGTTGAGCAGCGCCGCGATGCGCACCGAGTTGGACGACAGCTCGTACCCGTACAGCTTCcttgtgctcgccgccgccgccgccgcctcggccatgGTGCCTCGATCGCTTCTCTTCTGCTGGCAAGCACGGTGCGGCGACCGGCGAGATCCAAGATCGGAAGAGCTGCGGAGGGGAGCGTGGTAGGTGGCCGACAGAGCAGAGACTGCAAGTAGATACCAATGGCACCCCACCTAACGCAACCGGATCCTCTAAGAAGAAAAGTCAACCTAgcgtaaaataaaaaataaaagttaAAGAATATTGACAGGTTGTTTACTTTACTGTAGACATAAATAatctaaaattaattttatttcaacATCAGTTGGTTTGTGTGTAATTATTATAAATGTACTTCGTAGTTCTGTAATTTACAGATTAATTTAATTTATTTTAGCCTTAATCATATGAATTAAAAATGGATTGAAAGAAGGCATATTAGGGTACGATATCTTCTCTAACATTCCTCTTGTATGTTAGAGGATCCAGCTCCCCACCTAACACGCCGCTTCGGGTCAGCTCTGCATATGTACTAACCATGGAAGCAACCACACTTGGTTAATTATTAGGGAAACGATTTCCTACGAGGCCGGTCGGTCGCGTCGCTCGCTCAACGCGGCAGGCTACACCCACCAACGCCATCACGCGTCCTTACGGACCCAAGCACATCCCTTCTTATTCCCTCTTGCTGGACTCTTCTCCCCTGATGCGCGCCGCCATGTTCGCGCTCCTTCTCATGCTTGTCGTCATGGTCATCTCTCCTCCTCTCGCCTAGTGCTTGTcgccgtggcctcctcctcctccaacctcAGCGAGTTTTTTCACAATTCCACAAATGTCGTAGCCGACATGCTCGTCGCTGGAACTCGCGTGGTTGCGTACTGCATTCCACAGCCATGGATGCGAGCTCTTGTTTAGGGTGGAGGCCATGTTGTTTTATGAGCTCAACCGTTGCGGCCCCGTGTTGCCACCGACTTTTTTTTGGCTGGAACTGACCATGCACTTTGCTGGAATGCGAGGTCGATGGCCGCGGCCGGCGATGCTATTTTGGCTATTTttataataatatattttttattattttttagaaaTATTACGCCAATTTTCTTTCTTTCAAAAATAATACATAGTCAGCCATCTGGTGGCCGACTGGATCCAGTGGTCAAGAGTAGGCCGATTAGTACCCTGTCAGCTAACAGCAGGTCGATTGGGCTCCTGTCGGCTAACTGTTGACCGACTGGAACTAATTGGCTTACGGTAGGCTGACTGGAACTAATTAACATACAGTAGGATGATTAGTTCTTATTGACTTACAGTAAGTTGATAGGTGCATGCCCCATTTAGAACTAATCGGCTCATTTAGAACTAATCGGCTTACTGTAAGCTAATTAGTTCCAGTCGGCCTACTGTAAACCAATTAGTTCCAATCGGCCAACAGTTAGCCGACAAGAGTGGGCAGGAGCCCAATCGGCCTGCTGTTAGCCAACAGGGTACTAATCAGCCTACACTTGGCTGACTATgtagtatttttgaaaaaaaataattcAACGTAATATttctgaaaattaataaaaaaatgtattattttaaaaaatagTGCTATTTTTGCTGCAGCAGGCGATTTTTTTCCTAGAAGCGGCGACTGTCGCGACAACGACTTGCGCACGGCCACGATGACAACAGGGGTGTTGCAACTGGCAGCAGAAATGTTGGAATCATGGTGCAACTTGGCTGGAACCGGTGAGTTCGATTGCTACATCTAGCGACACAAAATGTTGCGACCTGCACGGCAAGCTTCAACCGGCGGCGATGACGATAATGATTTTGCTGCAACCTTGTCTCCATTTTGCTACGGCCGACAATGAAATTTGTTGCTATGACGGCGGCCATGGTTTTTGCGACCAACAGGGGTTGTTCCTCGGTGAGAGACGGTGAGCGTGGCGACTAAGGAGCGAGCGGTAGTGGCCGGCAGTAGCGGGACGAGGGAGGGGTGCGGAGAGGGCACGAACGAGCttgctctgtgtgtgtgtgtggggtgtgtgtgtgtgtgtgtgggtggggggggggggggatttgacCCGTGTTGGAGGAAGGAGAAGAAACAGATCACGCAGGACTACTCGCTCAAATCGGATGGCTCCTAGCCGACCGGTCGCCTGGCGCCTAACAGTGACCACTGTTAATTCCTCATAGTCATCTGACGTAACGTGTATTAGTCCACCCCCCACATTCGGACAAATGCTTTGAGGGCATGTGCATAGTTTTAAAAAACTGGTGGTTGGGTAGGAAAAAACTAAACCGGTGATCCCAATTGGTTTTATAAGCCCCATGGACCGTTCTGCTACTAGACCAGTAAAATTTGAATTAATCAAGCGGttgttttgaaaaaaattgaaataaaacCAGGCGATTCAGCCAGAAAAATGTTTTGTGAAAATTCAGATGGAGTGAGAGTCCTACAGATTTGATGTCGTGACTTAGATAACCGTGGGTCAATAACAACGCCAGCTGGGCTTAATTGTTGCCTAGTTTTAGGAAtactttctatttaaccaacttttagtctatatacatatctatatctatatctatatctatatctatacctactaataaagtaaggtgcgtttcttcaatttttttcatccgttcacagttgaaaatatttttttctatccgaggtggtactaaacttttttGCGTCTATCcgctagaaaagaaaataattgtGCCAGTATTCGTAATTGGACCACGCACACTTCGGCCCAACTAAGCTAGCCCACTTATTATTGCCAATGCAGTTAGGAAGAACTTATTTCTCGCATAAGGTGATAAATAGTTGAAGCTGCCCACATGGCGCCTAAGACTTGGCCGGCCCATTTCCCCTTTTTCGTTGTCTTAtttctatttttccttttctgttcctTTGTATTTCTCTTTTATATTTCTTTTTCCTTCTTTATTTTTTTGTCAAGTAAAAAATTTACAAAAATTCAGAATTTAAATATTTGTTCAAACATTAAAAACTGGGTCAAAATCCAAAAAACAATTTCCTGATTTGAAaaatgtaggaaaattttaaaataaatccTATTTCGAAATTTTCTCATTTTTTAGAAAAATGTTTGTGTTCTTAAAATATTCTTCAATGTTTGCTTCTAAAAAattaatttttataaaatattccatatttcaaaatattcttgttttagtgaatATTCACAAATCCAAAATATATTTCGTCCAAGAAAATCTTATCTAAAATTGTTTTGCATGTTTTCCTTTTAAAAAATCCAATAAATCACAAAGTTTTGTGTTTTTATGAACttttcatgttttcaaaatattgt
Coding sequences within:
- the LOC123075393 gene encoding glutathione S-transferase 3, which translates into the protein MAEAAAAAASTRKLYGYELSSNSVRIAALLNEKGLDYELVVVDDTKSPEFLAINPLGQVPAFQDGDDTLFESRAISRYIAAKYRSSGTDLLPVTPSAKLEVWLEVESHHFYPAVADLVYELRVRPRLPGGAPPDPAAVDALARKVADVLDVYDAHLAAGNRYLAGDAFTLADVNHMAQLFVMSLTPRAAELVAARPHVQAWWDEISARPAWKKTVAALPLPPA